One window of the Xenopus tropicalis strain Nigerian chromosome 10, UCB_Xtro_10.0, whole genome shotgun sequence genome contains the following:
- the rab22a gene encoding RAB22A, member RAS oncogene family, producing MALRELKVCLLGDTGVGKSSIVWRFVEDSFDPNINPTIGASFMTKTVPHQNELHKFLIWDTAGQERFRALAPMYYRGSTAAIIVYDITKEETFLTLKNWVKELRQHGPPNIVVAIAGNKCDLNDVREVLEKDAKDYADSINAVFVETSAKNAININELFIEISKRIPSANAGATSGKGFKLRRQSSEVERRCC from the exons ATGGCTCTGAGGGAACTGAAAGTCTGTCTGCTGGGG GATACCGGCGTCGGCAAGTCCAGCATCGTATGGAGATTCGTGGAGGACAGTTTTGACCCGAATATCAATCCCACCATTGG GGCATCGTTCATGACCAAGACTGTGCCACATCAGAACGAACTCCATAAATTCCTCATTTGGGACACTGCTGGTCAGGAGCGT TTCCGCGCATTGGCCCCAATGTACTACAGAGGTTCTACAGCAGCCATCATTGTGTATGATATAACGAAAGAG GAAACCTTCTTAACATTAAAGAACTGGGTGAAGGAGCTACGGCAGCACGGGCCGCCCAACATTGTGGTCGCAATAGCAGGAAACAAGTGCGACCTCAACGACGTCAG GGAAGTTTTGGAAAAAGATGCAAAAGACTACGCCGACTCCATCAACGCAGTATTCGTGGAAACCAGCGCGAAGAACGCCATCAACATCAATGAGCTGTTTATAGAAATTA GTAAAAGGATCCCCTCGGCCAACGCCGGCGCCACGTCTGGAAAGGGTTTCAAGCTCAGGAGACAGTCGTCGGAAGTAGAGCGCCGATGCTGCTGA